The following proteins are co-located in the Canis aureus isolate CA01 chromosome X, VMU_Caureus_v.1.0, whole genome shotgun sequence genome:
- the ACTRT1 gene encoding actin-related protein T1, which produces MFNPHVLDIPAVIFDNGSGLCKAGLSGEIGPRRIISSVVGYPKFNMPSSEATKKKYLVGEKALYKYEALHLHYPIERGLVTRWDEMEKLWKYLFEWELGVNPCQRPVLMTEPSLNPRETREKMAEVMFETFNVPAFYLSNHAVVALYASASVTGLVVDSGDGVTCTVPIFEGYSLPHAVTKLYVAGRDITEHLTRLLLSSGSTFPCILNKALVGDIKEKLCYVALEPEKELCKRPEEVLREYRLPDGNVIYIGDQLHQVPEILFAPDQLGIHNPGLSKMVSSSIMKCDTDIQNNLFAEIVLSGGTTLFPGLEERLMKELEQLASRGTPIKITASPDRCFSAWIGASIVTSLSSFKQMWITSADFMEFGTYVVQRRCF; this is translated from the coding sequence ATGTTTAATCCACATGTATTAGATATTCCAGCTGTAATTTTTGACAATGGATCAGGACTCTGCAAAGCAGGCCTGTCTGGAGAGATTGGACCCCGTCGCATCATCAGTTCTGTTGTGGGGTATCCTAAATTCAACATGCCATCATCAGAAGCCACTAAGAAAAAGTACCTTGTGGGAGAAAAAGCCCTATACAAATATGAGGCCTTGCATTTGCACTACCCCATTGAGCGTGGACTGGTAACAAGATGGGATGAAATGGAGAAACTTTGGAAGTATCTTTTTGAGTGGGAACTAGGAGTAAATCCTTGTCAACGACCTGTTCTCATGACTGAGCCCTCCTTGAACCCAAGGGAGACTAGAGAGAAGATGGCCGAAGTAATGTTTGAGACCTTCAATGTGCCTGCTTTCTACCTGTCCAATCATGCAGTGGTAGCACtatatgcctctgcctctgtcacagGATTAGTGGTGGACAGTGGGGATGGGGTCACTTGCACGGTCCCTATCTTTGAGGGTTATTCCCTGCCTCATGCTGTCACCAAGCTCTATGTGGCAGGAAGGGACATCACAGAGCACCTCACTCGCCTCCTCCTTTCCAGTGGAAGTACTTTCCCTTGCATACTCAATAAGGCCTTAGTTGGTGACATCAAAGAGAAGCTGTGTTATGTGGCCTTGGAGCCAGAGAAAGAGCTATGCAAGAGGCCAGAAGAGGTTCTGAGAGAATACAGACTGCCAGACGGGAATGTTATCTACATTGGAGACCAGCTGCACCAAGTGCCTGAAATTCTTTTTGCACCCGATCAGCTGGGTATTCACAACCCAGGACTCTCCAAAATGGTGTCCAGCAGCATTATGAAGTGTGACACTGACATCCAAAATAATCTTTTTGCGGAAATTGTGCTGTCTGGGGGCACCACTCTTTTCCCTGGGCTTGAGGAAAGACTTATGAAAGAATTGGAACAGCTGGCTTCCAGAGGAACTCCCATCAAGATTACAGCTTCTCCTGATAGATGTTTTTCTGCATGGATAGGTGCATCCATTGTGACCTCTCTGAGCAGTTTCAAGCAGATGTGGATCACTTCTGCAGATTTCATGGAGTTTGGGACATATGTTGTTCAGAGAAGATGCTTTTAA